GAAAGCCTCGTCCCGGCTCCCCGGGCTCAGCCTGGAGCCTCATCCGCAGTCGGTGACCttcactgctttctcctctccttaTCAGACCCAAAGCACCGGACCAGATCGAGGAAGGGGCTCCTGGAGGTCCCAGATGGCCAAGAAACTGTGTAGAGTGTTGTTTcagggaaaggattttttttttttcagtttttttccccccccccccccccagtccaTGAACTTATTTAATGTGCCTCTTCTGAAAGTACCTGCCCTTGACGGGCTGTGGCggggagctggctggcaggGCCTGGTGTGGGGCAGATGCAGCTGCCCCGGGTCAGGTTTCATTGCTGTTGGATTTGGGGcgtgctttcttctcttccttttttttaaacaaagccttGAAGTGGGAAGTGGATCCGatgtttttattactgtattaacattcattttaattcatttcagaaactaacccatttttcttcctgattagAATGTCATAGAATTAGACGAGCTGTAACCCTCCTCAAGTGCCTTATTTTCCTACAtgatataaatatatttataagaGTAATTATTCCACTTGTATCTTAGGggtttattgctgagcagaagATGTGGTGGGAGGAGAGATGGGAAGTGCCCTCGAAGGACCCAGCCCGGCCGGGGGTCGGAAGGGCAATGTTTGACAGATATTCTCAGGGTGCAGGGGGTTACTCACTTCAGACCAAAGGAGTTTCAGCAGTGAAACTCTGcttagaaaaaagaagagaaaaaaaaaaaaaccaaacaaaaaacccccaacaacctCATGAGCAAAATACTGTAgacttgtttgatttttttttttttcttacccctgcaaaataaacactgatGGCCAGACTCTGCCGCCTCGTGTGCACGGATGCGGCGGGCGTAAAGCTGCTGCCGCTGGGGGAGCGGAGCCTGCTCCCTGTCCGTACCTGTGCATCCCGGCGCAGACTTGCTGCCTGCTCTTTTCCCGTGTAATGTCTGTCTGTGCTTTTCCCTGTCGGTTGCTGAGTAAGCCaggctttcctgctgcttttttttttttttttttttttttttttttaaataatcagctCGGTAACCCCTGGAAGATGATCCCAATTgcaaatttttttgtaatgtacgtgtaaaaaaaaaaaaaaataataatttttttgatccttttttaaaactgtaaactTGATAAAACCTTTCTATCCAATCGGCGCCTGCGTGTGTTACTCCGGGCATGCATTGGGGAGCTGCAGTGTGGTCCTTCGCACGTGGAAAGTGGCTGGTcctgggcagaggggctgctgcGACTTGTCTGTGTGTGATTTCTCCTGCCCAGGGGCACGGGGAGGTGCTGGGCCACGTGAGCGGCTCGTGCCTGTACACCTTGTGTCCTGTAGCGCATCTCCCAGCGCTGCTGGGGGAGTCATTTGGGGAGCCGGGCTGCATTCGGCGTTTCGTCGAGGGTGCCGGGGCTGTGTCCTGTCCGCAGGTGCCTGGGCAGAGAGACGAAGAAAGCCAGCGGGTCCCAAGCTGTCTCTGTCGGCACAGAAGCCTCTTCCACTACCAGAATGCAGCCGTGCCAAGGTGGGTCGGGATTATCGATGGTGGTAGTTAGTGCTGCCCGCAGTGGGTAATGATGCCAAGGAAGCGCTATCCAGGAGGAGCTACCGGCCTCCCCTGCGTGCTCCCTGCCATACAAAATGAGCCCATGCTCCATCTTGCAAGAGCGGAGCCGCTGCAGCTTGGGGcttgcttctgcctttttttgccTCCATTTCAGCTGCTCGAGGTTCCCTTCTGCAGTTAATCTGCCTGGCCCAAACAAAAGGATCCGTCCCTGCTGCTCCTCGTCCCTGCTTTTACCGCGAGCTTTGCTCTGCCAGATTCCCTTGGCTTCTAGGAGACACCCGTGCGCTCGCTCTGCAGCGCTGTGCCTTTCTTGGCTGACAATAGTCCCTGGCTGCAAAACCTCATTAGATTAATTGGCCTTGCCAGCTTCTGAACAAGCAAGCCCTTTAGTCGTGCTGGGGCGcggagggcaggggaaggagggatcTCTTGGGCTTCCACGCTCCGTGGTGCTGCGTGTCCCGGCTCTTGGCTCCGTCTCGAATCCGGGAGGAGCAGCCGGCGCCCCTGGCTCCCTTGTCTGGATGGGTGCAGCCGTGGCCAGGGCTAACTCGGTGCCTCTGCTTTTTTGGAGTACACATTAGCACAAGCCCTGCGCTTTTGGGGTACCAGCTCTTGAAAGTCATCTTtgggagttgggggggggggggggagagtggATTGGTGAGTGTCGTGCTGGTTTACCCCCTAAAAGACAAGGAAATAGCGCCAGATCTGCCTTCCCGGGTAGCCCACCTGCCCCCAGCGAGGAGATCACAGGACCCTGTGCTTCCCACTCCACCTCCACAAGCAACCCACGGAGCCGGGGAGAGCTCCTGGAGCCTCCCCTCCGCTGCTGCTCCCCGGCCCGGGGTTTTAGCTCAGTGCAGGGATGAGAAGCCCAGCAGCGAGATGAATGGTGTGCCGGTGCTCTCGGAGCCTGAGCCCCTTCCGTGAGCAGCAGTTGCCTatggaggagctgctgcagctgggggagAGTCTCTCGGGCTCTGCTGTGCCGTGGCACTCTGGCCTTGGCCCCAGCCTTTGATGTGTTTGCCTGTCTGTCTCTTCCACGGAGCTCAGCACCAGATCACAGCTGGCCGGGCTCCGGCTTCACAGGAGCCCCTGTCTCCAAAGAcctatttaattttctccttcaagGTGGTGTTAGCAACACCCAGAAGATGCTGCCGGCTGCCTTGGACGAGTGGGCTGCGTGTCCTTTCCACCACTGACGTCAGCTTCTCTCCCTTAATTCCCCCTCTGGGACCAAAGCGAGTGCAGGCGCTGCCAGCTCTGATCAGCGTTAACAGCCTGCTCTCCCAGTGTGTGGCAGCGCTCTGCCTTGCCAATGTCACCCCCGACTCGCGCTGCCTTCGTTAGCCAAGCATCCATGGGTGGTGGGAGAGCACTACCCTCTTCCAACTCCCCGGGAAGGGCCCGCTGCCAGCAGAGAGTCCCCATTTCTTGCACGTAGGTGTGCTGAGATGGCAGCTCAGCCCCTGTAGAAATGGCTGACTCCTTCTCTCTCgctctctttctgccttttccccccccccccctcctttccctcctccctgcctttgCTGTTGCCTACGCGGTTGTGTGGGGAAGGCAATCGGCTCCCGTGCTGCGGATGGCTTTATCTGTAACTCTTCCATCTGCTCACAGCAGCTCACAAATAACCACGGGGTGCCAGAGGAATTATGTATTTGGAGCTCAAGTTTCTGCAgtctggcagggcagcagctctgcgCTGGGCTCATCCGCTCCTGCAAAGGCCAGCGCCTGCATGTGGAGGGCTTAAGGCAGCCGGAACGGAGCTGGGGCTGCGGCCAGGGCCAAATTACGCTCCCCATCGCCGTCTCCAGGCCAGGGCGATTTAGACAAAGCCCCAGCCCCGAGCCAGCGTGGGAGCTGGGTCCTCTGCGACTTGCCAACAGGGAGCAGAGGGTGCTGCCGGCCCtgggtccctgcaccccagccaAGGGCTCGTGGCATGAAGCCGCCTTCTGCATCGGATATTGCTGCAGGGATAAAAGGGGAGACTGCAGGGTGCTAGAGACCGACCCGCTTTCCACCCTGCTCTTCGCTGTCTCCCACCCGGAGCAGCGCTTTCGGACAGACTCTCCTCCCCGGCAAGCGCCGGCCGATGCCTCCCAGAGCCACAGCTCCCGAGGTGGCCGGGGACGATGCTTCGCAGCCTGAGCCGCACCGGGAAATGCCTCCCGCTGCCTTCGGCATTTGGTAAAACGCTTACAAGCAGGGCTGcgttttcttcatttcctgcctgctcctgcttcCAAGGAAACAAAATCCCCCAAGCCAGGGCTGAGGTTTCTCATTTAAATGTAACCCAGGCCAATAACCAGAGCTGCTCAGCCCTCCCCACGGCCCGGCGttcccagcccagctgcctgcggTGATGCAGGGGGGATGTCGGGGCTCGTGTTCCCCGCGGGACGCACCCATCACGGGCACCCCAGTAAACCACTGGGAGCAGAGACCCATCCCTGGGATGCGGTGTGGGCGATGGGCAGCTCTCGGCTCTGCCCCAGGCAGGTCGGTTGGGGTTCAGGGTGCTGGCGGGAGGTTTTGGGGTAGCAGCaacctccctctctcctccaatCTGGCAAAGCCCCCGTGTTTTCGGCACCAGGGCTTGAGCGGGGGCTCCTTAGTGGGTGGCGTGGAGAGGGCTCTCCCCTGGCAGGGACCAGCCCTGGCTTTGCCGTTGTTACTGCCAGTGCTCTTGCCCGGCATCACTGCTCCCGGCAAGGTCGCAAAGGGCAGGCGCTTGGAGCGGTAGCCGAGCCCCGGCTGCTGCCAACAGGACAGGGGCTGCCCACAGCAGAGACGGGGAGCAAAACCTGCCCGGAGCCCCATGCCCTcgctgcagcagaggcagggttTGGAGGCAAGAGGCTTGCCTGTGGCTTACAGCATCTGCTGGGAGCCgtggtgctgggcagggaggtgcctggggagggctgggccTGCCAGATGTGCGTGCACAGCTGGAGTGATGGCGTGCCCACACCTTTATCCCGCTTCACGGCCTTTTAGCTCATATTTTAACCCTAAAGCTGGGCCGTCGGTCCCCCCCGAGCCTCTCCTGCGCATCGGTGGCGTGGGGGTGGCTGCTCGGCGCTCGGGCGCCTTCTTGGATGGATTTGACTGTTTTTTATTCCTCCgctttctgcatctttctccaCCAAAAAAGGGAGCAGGCTGGGCCCTGCTGCGGGCCGTTTATCTCCCTGCTCAGTGCCGCCTGCTCCGTCCCCCgaagggctggagcagccaggAACATCTCACTGGCTGGTGTGCCGGGAGAGCAACCGGCACTGTGGCAGGGTTGGGGGTCCTGGCTTCCTCCAGCCCCACGCTCAGCCTCGGCTTTCCTCATCCATCCTGGCGGGAGGGAATCGGACACAGGTAGGAGCCAAAAGGCACCTTTCCCAGCCGGGAAGCGGCACACAGGGCAGCCACGCGCTGATCGACGGCCACCGTGGTGTCTGGTGGCGGCAGGGGATGGGGCTGCGAGGGGTGACGTTCTCGGGGGGACCCGTGGTGGTGGGTACAAGGGCTCAGTGCGGTCTCCAGCTCCGAGGGGTCCCAAATTGCCGGCCGTGGCGGGGAGCCAGGCACAGGCGGCCCCTTGGCCTGACGTGGTGCGATGCGGCTGGGTCGTTGGTGGCTTTCGATGCCGGGCTGTCGCTGTGGGCTCACCCCAGCTCCTGAGCCCTGtgaatccccccccccccccccagatcAATTTGGGAAGCCCATCAGCTCCGGCATAACCCTGTCaggagctgggggctgcagccctgtgcccACCCCACCGCCGGCCGTGGTGGGTGGGAGCCTGAGGAGGGTCCTAGCAGACCTGCATGGTGCTGCCTTTACGCCACGTGCTTGCACACCCTGTGGCAAACCCAGGGGAGGTGACGGGGAccccagggagcaggagggaccGGCCGGGCTTGCCCACCATGGAGAAGCAAAGGGCCTGCGGCTGCTCCTCCTGAAGACATCAGCAGGGGAAGCACGAGGGAGAGAAAAGCTATTTAAGCTGCCATACAACGTTGACATAAAAACAACCAGGTATAAACTGCCCGTGAATAAAGCAGGGCTGGGAATTACAGGATTTTTCACTGCCGGGGGAGGTGGGCTCAGGAATTATCCCCTGGCTGAGAGATGGAGGGTcctcagctcagccctggggcACGACGGCTGTCTCCACCCCGCTGAGCTTTGCTCCTTTCCCCCTGGCTTAACCTCAGTGGGGACAAGGGGAGCCCTAAATTCCCCAACCCCATCCCTAGCGCTGAGCCCAGCCCCTGGAGAGCAGGAGACGTTCGTCTGCGGGtccttcagcctctccccagccccatctctcctcctgctgccatAACCCCTTTCTCGGCTCAGCTCGGCCGAGAAGCGTAAGgaaatctttatttcctttgcaataAACAGCACCAACCCTCCGGGGTGCCACCAGGTCCCCGAGCCCAAGGTGAAGCGAAGCCTCAGGGGCCGGCACGCATCCTGCACTGCCCGCGCCGCAGCACCCAGCTGGGCTCCGGCTCCTTTTCAGCCCTGGGCTCTGCCACATCCCGGCGTGTCTGTGGATGCACAAATGCCTGTAAGAaacctgctgctccctgaccGGGGTGGGCAGGGGCATGGGGGGCTCTCGGGGCACAGAGCCCTGCTACCAGAGGGGACAAGCTGCCCTAATTATCTTTGCCATCGTTAACCCTGCCTTCCCTGTGACCAGCGCTGCATGCAAACAGCGTAGGCAGCAATGATGAGCATCCCAGACCCTATTTGAGAAGTGGCTCTTGCAGCACGGGTACCTCGATGCAGGGGTCCTGGGCAGAGCCCCGAGCCCTCCTGTGCCACCCTCaccaggagaggggctggggtgcaggcagctgcctgtgatCTTGTTGTGATGGAGGCAGCAATAACAGCACGAGGCTGGATGCAGCCGCCTCTGCCTGCTGGATGGCTGCGAGGATGAGGATGGCCAGGGCCTTCGGTGCCGCTCCCCCCCGGGGCCGGCTCCCGCTAACAGGATGTGATGGGTGGGGGGAGCGCTGTCGCTTGGGATTTCTTAACTGGGCGCAGGGAAACAGAGCGGGGAGAAGGCCCTGCCTGGACTCGGGGTGACAGCGTGGGGACCTCAACCTGCTCTCCCCCCGCTGCGGGAGACACTGTCCCGacccatcccctccccagcatcAAACAGCCACACCTCGTATCACAAATTacttttattccccccccccccccccatggtTGTAAACAAGAAGCAGCCCCCCCACCCTGACCCCCGCTCTGCAGCACCCCACCGCGGGGTCCCCTTCCCAAGGGGCCTCTTCGCATccatctccttcccccccccccaaaatgtgCAAATCCAAAGAAAGGCTttggcagggggtgggggggcagctCTGGGTGCCATGAGGGGGAGCAGCACCCAGGGGACCCCAAAGCTGCTGGGTTTGGGGGTGAGGAGCCGCCGGCAGCACCCTCTGCCCGAAGACAGCGAGCACTAGAGGGCAGCAATCCCCAGCGCTGGGCCGGCGGGAGGGAGGcattaaaatcatattaaataataattaaaaaataataaataaatggatGGACGGCTGGGAGAAGGGGGTGGGTTTGAGTCCCTCCTCCTCCGGCAAGCGAgtctccccccccttccccaaacGTACAAAATATAGTTTAACTATCTGAGATAAATAACGAGACtgtaaaaaaagcaagaggGGAGCGAACGTTCCCGGTATCGccccccccccttaaaaaaataaagcatcataaatacttttaaagaaaatatgaggATCTCCCCCTTCTCTTGCATGCGCACACATAAATGTAGATTATATTATGgataaaaaatatgtttttctctcctgtatattcaaaaagtggaaaaatagaGGAAGAGACGGGGTTGTGCCCGAAAGGACGGGGCTGGGAAGAGCTGCTTGATTCTGAGAGCTCCTGTGATGTGTCTCTGGgaatgaaaaggggaaaaaaaaaagaaccaaaaagcAATTCCCCCAACCGCAATCGGTAAGTGAAAGGTGCAGAgaagctggggaggggggggacgTGTCAGACGTCACTGGGGGAGCGGGACCGGAAAGGCATGGTGGAGGAGAAGCACCCGCAGCACACGGTCCACAGCACTTTCTGGATCTCCTGGTTCCTGAAGGCGTAAATGACGGGGTTGATCATGGAGTTGTAGGTGGCGGGGAGGAGGGTGACGTAGGTGTAGAGGGCCGGGTAGCTGTAATCCCCCAGGAGACAGTAAATGGCGAAGGGCAGCCAGCACGAAGCGAAGGTGCCCAGGATGACGGCCAAGGTGGCGATGCCTTTTCGGGTGGTGACGTAGTGGGAACTGGCCAGGAAATGTCTCTGGACGGCGATCTGGTGGGCGTGCCGGCAGACGATCTTACAGATCTGCACGTAGAGCTGGAGCATCACCGCAAAGACCATGAAGAAGGAGACGGAGAGGATGATGAGGTGATTCTTCGTCAGGGGCTTGACGATGCTGCAGGCGGAGGGCTCCTTCAGGCAGTTCCAGCCCATGACGGGCAGGAGCCCGTAGCAGATGGAGGCTCCCCAGGTGAGGATCAACATGATATAAGTCCTGGTGACCGTCC
The Gymnogyps californianus isolate 813 chromosome 22, ASM1813914v2, whole genome shotgun sequence genome window above contains:
- the GPR3 gene encoding G-protein coupled receptor 3, which translates into the protein MMEEGPPNSSEGQQGWFTARNGSGSSLDLESVMQPLALNPWDVVLCISGTIISCENAIVVVVIFYTLAFRAPMFLLIGSLATADFLAGLGLILHFAFVYFIPSEAVSLLMVGLLVTSFTASVSSLLTITIDRYLSLYNALTYYSERTVTRTYIMLILTWGASICYGLLPVMGWNCLKEPSACSIVKPLTKNHLIILSVSFFMVFAVMLQLYVQICKIVCRHAHQIAVQRHFLASSHYVTTRKGIATLAVILGTFASCWLPFAIYCLLGDYSYPALYTYVTLLPATYNSMINPVIYAFRNQEIQKVLWTVCCGCFSSTMPFRSRSPSDV